Proteins encoded by one window of Gemmatimonadota bacterium:
- a CDS encoding glycoside hydrolase family 5 protein — MTRWSTEKAHAWYRDTGVIRGCNYLPRTAVNMTEMWQALTFDPETIDQELGWAAAAGYNSVRIFVQYLVWEDDPEGLKERMDRFLSIASRHGISTMVILFCDCFFGGRDPYLGPQDGPVPGVHNSQWVPSPGFERLADRDTWPGLERYVKDIVGRFGSDPRVLVWDLYNEPDDDLRSQPLVEDAFTWARAVDPMQPLTTGPWIWNAFEDDLSALLFELSDVVTFHYYGAAEDIGPSLARCNAHGRPVICTEWLRRHHGNTFAEMLPVFAENRIAWYNWGLVAGRTQTYLAWESKQGDPTPAVWQHDMMHPDGTPLDPGELDLIRRFEFTG; from the coding sequence ATGACCAGATGGTCCACAGAAAAAGCCCACGCATGGTACCGTGACACAGGCGTCATACGCGGTTGCAACTACCTGCCGCGCACGGCCGTGAACATGACCGAGATGTGGCAGGCGCTTACTTTCGACCCGGAAACCATCGACCAGGAACTGGGCTGGGCCGCCGCGGCGGGCTACAACAGCGTGCGGATCTTCGTGCAGTACCTGGTCTGGGAAGACGACCCCGAGGGTCTGAAGGAGCGGATGGACCGGTTCCTGTCCATCGCGTCTCGGCACGGTATCAGCACCATGGTCATCCTCTTCTGCGATTGCTTCTTCGGGGGACGCGACCCTTACCTGGGACCCCAGGACGGCCCGGTGCCCGGCGTGCACAACAGCCAGTGGGTGCCGAGTCCGGGGTTCGAACGCCTGGCCGACCGGGACACCTGGCCGGGTCTCGAGCGCTACGTGAAGGACATCGTGGGCCGCTTCGGATCGGACCCGCGCGTGCTGGTGTGGGACCTGTACAACGAACCGGACGACGACCTGCGGAGCCAGCCGCTCGTCGAGGACGCCTTCACCTGGGCGCGGGCTGTCGACCCCATGCAGCCGCTCACCACGGGGCCGTGGATCTGGAACGCCTTCGAAGATGATCTCTCCGCATTGCTGTTCGAGCTGTCCGACGTCGTCACCTTCCACTACTACGGGGCGGCCGAAGACATCGGTCCCAGCCTCGCCCGGTGCAATGCGCACGGCCGGCCCGTGATCTGCACCGAATGGCTGCGGCGGCACCACGGCAACACCTTCGCGGAGATGCTTCCCGTTTTCGCGGAAAACCGGATCGCCTGGTACAACTGGGGGCTCGTGGCGGGGAGGACGCAGACCTACCTGGCCTGGGAGTCGAAGCAGGGCGATCCCACCCCGGCGGTCTGGCAGCACGACATGATGCATCCCGACGGCACCCCGCTCGACCCAGGGGAGCTGGACCTCATCCGCCGGTTCGAATTCACCGGATGA
- a CDS encoding XTP/dITP diphosphatase, producing the protein MTLVLATRNPGKISEIKALLPGMRVAPAASFAGCPEPEESGRTFEENALIKARTVSSYTGRTALADDSGLEVDALDGAPGVHSARYAGRDATDQDNIRRLLDALDGITDADRTARFRCVVAVVVPDGRTWTAVGACEGRILQAPRGDAGFGYDPLFVPAGYENTFAELDAEEKNRISHRAQALRRIADVLEALADLPD; encoded by the coding sequence ATGACCCTCGTCCTGGCCACGCGCAACCCGGGTAAGATCTCCGAGATCAAGGCTTTGCTTCCCGGCATGCGGGTCGCGCCGGCCGCGTCTTTTGCCGGCTGTCCCGAGCCGGAAGAGTCGGGCCGAACCTTCGAGGAGAACGCCCTCATCAAGGCGCGGACCGTCTCGTCGTACACCGGAAGAACCGCGCTGGCGGACGATTCAGGCCTGGAGGTGGACGCCCTGGACGGGGCGCCCGGCGTACACTCGGCACGGTACGCCGGCAGGGACGCCACCGACCAGGACAACATCCGGCGTCTGCTCGACGCCCTGGACGGGATCACCGACGCCGACCGCACGGCCCGTTTTCGATGCGTCGTGGCGGTCGTGGTTCCCGACGGACGCACCTGGACCGCGGTAGGGGCCTGTGAGGGCCGGATCCTTCAGGCGCCGCGGGGCGACGCGGGGTTCGGCTACGATCCGCTGTTCGTGCCCGCGGGCTACGAAAACACCTTCGCCGAACTGGACGCGGAGGAGAAAAACCGGATCAGCCACCGGGCCCAGGCGCTTCGACGGATCGCGGACGTGCTGGAGGCCCTTGCGGATCTTCCGGACTGA
- the mfd gene encoding transcription-repair coupling factor, translated as MRLPTLLDITEASPVVQRYLTLAADDARTARVSGLAGSSRSLLLAHAHRKRGGATLVIVEDTDAAEEMYEDVSSLLDPDDVALFPPWEVLPYDQVSPPGDLSGRRLGALHALMNNRPLFVVATVRAVMQRTMPPSVLAGAVLQVVAGATIPLYELTARCNRLGYERTDMVQAPGHFSVRGGIVDVYPHGMEQPCRIEFFGDEVESIRLFDIYTQRSSRNIGEMTVLPNREMIDDPETRDDVIQRVKLAGASHSIDASELVSHIEDGGLFEGSERYLPYFHPSAATIMNYLPDRTLIVRCEPDELAREAESFEAEYEETHQRRTEADDLVPGPEHAILHWPGIMEESAYYGTMDMVRGTRAADGWLAVGAEASGVYQGAMDVLKSRLKEWKAAGARVVVVCDNEGQAERLREILGPDAPDIDMPVGPMHAGFILPDLPLVVLTDAEIFNRYRRRRRKVFKEGVVIEDFTSLREGDFVVHIDHGIGRYVGLKRINVDERERDCLTLIYAGDDRVFIPIEQLHRVQKYVGSDGEAPSLSKLGGRAWEQAKKRTRKAVRVIAEDLVKLYAARQASPGFAFSADTPWQREMEDSFIYVDTPDQEQASTDVKSDMEQAVPMDRLICGDVGYGKTEVAIRAAFKAVQDGKQVAVLAPTTILAQQHLTTFTERLADYPVNIRMLSRFVPPNEQKAVVAGLRKGDVDIVIGTHRLISGDIDFSDMGLLVVDEEQRFGVVHKERLKQLKTSVDVMTMTATPIPRTLHMSLVSARDMSLITTPPRDRLPVHTEVVRFNEEVICEAIMREVDRGGQVFFVHNRVQSIEAVAEFLRRLLPQVSFVVGHGQMQERELEQVMIDFLDRKYDCLVSTMIIESGLDIPSVNTILVNRADRFGLAQLYQLRGRVGRSNHRAYAYLMIPAAGTVTPDARKRLAVIAEYTALGSGFHIAMRDLEIRGAGNLLGTEQHGFISSIGFDLYCRLLKEAMQDLKGETREEAPEAEVELQVGAFIPDDYIADRKLKVGFYQRLSRVEDEQEVASLREEMQDRFGRLPDPVRVLFDLVSIRQIAARIGLQQLRVRGSEMTVAYRDGLYPSRDRIARVTDDPALDIEFPHGDGFRIRAGLTGETEAERVDLAKNLLLKLL; from the coding sequence ATGCGCCTGCCAACCCTCCTGGACATCACGGAAGCATCCCCCGTCGTACAGCGGTATCTCACGCTGGCCGCCGATGACGCCCGCACCGCGCGGGTGTCGGGGCTCGCCGGCTCTTCGCGGTCTCTGCTGCTCGCCCACGCGCACCGGAAACGGGGCGGCGCGACGCTAGTCATCGTGGAGGACACGGACGCCGCCGAGGAGATGTACGAGGATGTCTCCAGCCTGCTGGACCCCGATGACGTGGCGTTGTTTCCTCCCTGGGAGGTGTTGCCCTACGACCAGGTATCGCCGCCGGGGGACCTGTCGGGAAGGCGCCTGGGCGCGCTGCACGCCCTGATGAACAACCGGCCGCTGTTCGTCGTCGCGACGGTCCGGGCCGTCATGCAGCGCACCATGCCGCCGTCCGTGCTCGCCGGCGCCGTCCTCCAGGTCGTAGCGGGCGCCACCATCCCCTTGTACGAACTTACGGCGCGGTGCAACCGGCTCGGTTACGAACGGACGGACATGGTGCAGGCGCCGGGCCACTTCAGCGTGCGGGGAGGTATCGTCGACGTCTATCCCCACGGGATGGAACAGCCGTGCAGAATCGAGTTCTTCGGCGACGAGGTGGAATCGATTCGCCTGTTCGATATATACACCCAGCGGTCGTCGCGGAACATCGGCGAGATGACGGTGCTTCCTAACCGGGAAATGATCGACGACCCGGAAACGCGCGACGACGTGATACAAAGGGTAAAGTTGGCCGGAGCATCGCATTCGATCGACGCGTCCGAACTGGTGTCCCATATCGAGGACGGCGGCCTGTTCGAAGGCAGCGAACGCTACCTGCCCTACTTCCATCCCTCCGCCGCCACCATCATGAACTACCTCCCGGACCGTACGTTGATCGTCCGCTGCGAACCCGATGAGCTGGCGCGCGAAGCCGAGTCGTTCGAGGCGGAATACGAAGAAACCCACCAGCGAAGAACCGAGGCGGACGACCTGGTCCCCGGGCCGGAACATGCGATCCTGCACTGGCCCGGTATAATGGAGGAATCGGCCTACTACGGGACGATGGACATGGTGCGCGGCACGCGGGCGGCCGATGGGTGGCTCGCGGTCGGCGCCGAGGCCTCCGGCGTGTACCAGGGAGCGATGGACGTACTGAAGTCCCGGCTTAAGGAATGGAAGGCGGCTGGCGCCCGGGTCGTGGTGGTCTGCGACAACGAAGGACAGGCGGAGAGGCTGCGCGAGATCCTGGGCCCGGACGCCCCCGATATCGACATGCCGGTCGGGCCGATGCACGCCGGGTTCATTCTGCCGGACCTGCCGCTGGTCGTGCTGACCGACGCGGAGATCTTCAACCGGTACCGGAGACGCCGCCGCAAGGTCTTCAAGGAAGGCGTGGTGATCGAGGATTTCACCAGCCTCAGAGAGGGAGACTTCGTCGTCCATATCGACCACGGTATCGGCCGGTACGTCGGGCTGAAGCGCATTAACGTGGATGAACGGGAAAGGGACTGCCTGACCCTGATCTACGCCGGGGACGACCGGGTCTTCATCCCCATCGAGCAGTTGCACCGGGTCCAGAAGTACGTCGGATCCGACGGCGAGGCGCCCTCGCTGTCGAAACTGGGCGGGAGAGCCTGGGAACAGGCCAAGAAGCGTACGCGCAAGGCGGTCCGGGTGATCGCCGAAGACCTGGTCAAGCTCTATGCAGCCCGGCAGGCCAGTCCCGGGTTCGCCTTCTCGGCCGACACCCCCTGGCAGCGGGAAATGGAAGACTCCTTCATCTACGTGGATACGCCGGACCAGGAGCAGGCCTCCACGGACGTGAAGTCGGACATGGAGCAGGCGGTGCCCATGGACCGGCTGATCTGCGGCGACGTGGGCTACGGGAAGACCGAAGTGGCGATCCGCGCCGCGTTCAAGGCGGTGCAGGACGGGAAACAGGTCGCGGTGCTGGCGCCGACCACCATCCTGGCGCAACAGCACCTGACCACCTTCACCGAACGGCTCGCGGACTACCCGGTGAACATCCGCATGCTGAGCCGGTTCGTCCCGCCGAATGAGCAGAAAGCCGTTGTCGCGGGGCTCAGGAAGGGCGATGTGGATATCGTCATCGGCACCCATCGGCTCATTTCCGGCGACATCGACTTCAGCGACATGGGCCTGCTCGTGGTCGACGAGGAACAGCGATTCGGCGTGGTCCACAAGGAACGGCTCAAGCAGCTGAAGACCTCCGTGGACGTCATGACCATGACCGCTACGCCCATCCCGCGGACGCTCCACATGTCGCTGGTCTCCGCCCGCGACATGTCCCTCATCACCACCCCGCCCAGGGACCGGCTGCCGGTACACACCGAGGTGGTGCGTTTCAACGAGGAGGTGATCTGCGAGGCGATCATGCGGGAGGTGGACCGCGGCGGACAGGTCTTCTTCGTCCACAACCGGGTCCAGTCCATCGAGGCGGTCGCCGAGTTTCTCCGGCGCCTTCTGCCCCAGGTGTCTTTCGTCGTGGGCCACGGACAGATGCAGGAAAGGGAACTGGAACAGGTCATGATCGATTTCCTGGACCGCAAGTACGACTGCCTCGTGTCCACCATGATCATCGAATCCGGACTGGACATCCCCAGCGTGAATACCATCCTGGTAAACCGCGCGGACCGGTTCGGACTGGCCCAGCTGTACCAGCTCCGGGGACGCGTAGGGCGGTCCAATCACCGGGCCTACGCCTACCTGATGATACCCGCCGCCGGCACGGTGACCCCCGACGCCCGCAAGCGGCTGGCCGTGATCGCCGAGTATACCGCGCTCGGATCGGGGTTCCACATCGCCATGCGGGACCTGGAGATCCGGGGCGCCGGCAACCTGCTGGGCACGGAGCAGCACGGGTTCATCTCCTCCATCGGTTTCGATCTGTACTGCCGTCTGTTGAAAGAGGCGATGCAGGACCTAAAGGGCGAGACGCGGGAAGAAGCGCCGGAAGCCGAAGTCGAACTGCAGGTAGGTGCTTTCATCCCCGATGACTATATCGCGGACCGGAAGCTCAAGGTTGGCTTCTACCAGCGGCTTTCCCGGGTGGAAGACGAGCAGGAGGTCGCCTCGCTGCGTGAAGAGATGCAGGACCGGTTCGGCCGGTTGCCCGATCCGGTGCGCGTCCTCTTCGACCTGGTTTCCATTCGGCAGATCGCGGCGAGGATCGGATTGCAGCAGCTCAGGGTGCGCGGGAGCGAGATGACCGTGGCCTACCGGGACGGTCTCTATCCATCGCGCGACCGTATCGCCCGGGTGACGGACGATCCCGCGCTGGACATCGAATTCCCCCATGGAGACGGTTTCCGGATCAGGGCCGGACTGACCGGCGAAACGGAAGCCGAACGGGTCGATCTGGCCAAAAACCTGTTGCTCAAACTCCTGTAA
- a CDS encoding DUF4398 domain-containing protein, which produces MSKQAYLTAMSVVACLFVAAACAGPPTEAMNGAEDAMAAAMEAEVDKYAPAEYEAAAAELEMARTHMDAEEYGDAKTAAENAMSLFESASQESVVQKELTKREVDEALPAFLERWGEISGSIERGRGQAARALAQEASAFADSLTVQLNELNAAEKWHDLKTLLESANMTADSFAERAGG; this is translated from the coding sequence ATGTCCAAGCAGGCCTATCTGACCGCGATGAGCGTCGTCGCATGCCTCTTCGTGGCCGCTGCATGCGCGGGACCGCCCACCGAGGCCATGAACGGGGCCGAGGATGCCATGGCCGCCGCCATGGAAGCCGAGGTCGACAAGTACGCACCGGCTGAATACGAAGCGGCGGCCGCCGAACTCGAGATGGCCAGGACGCACATGGACGCGGAGGAATACGGCGACGCGAAGACCGCCGCCGAAAACGCCATGTCGCTCTTCGAATCGGCCAGCCAGGAATCCGTGGTGCAGAAGGAGTTGACCAAACGCGAGGTCGATGAAGCCCTGCCGGCATTCCTGGAACGCTGGGGAGAGATTTCGGGCAGCATCGAGCGGGGACGCGGCCAGGCCGCCCGTGCGCTCGCCCAGGAAGCCTCGGCATTCGCCGACTCGCTGACGGTGCAATTGAATGAACTGAATGCGGCTGAGAAATGGCACGATCTCAAAACGCTTCTCGAGTCAGCCAACATGACGGCCGACAGTTTCGCGGAACGGGCCGGCGGCTGA
- a CDS encoding DUF2851 family protein, with the protein MKELAETGNMLQIADSDIAEALIWHLWQRELSRTGRTGQSGRLRLTDGRTLRVHHPGTLNPDSGPDFLQAVLSFGPGKRLRGDVEIHIKPADWRRHGHTNDPLYNNVMLHVVLWHDEKLPAVRKQNGQYVPTLVLSEHLRHGLDRIQKQYRLKTEDPAPASYPCQNLMKLLSVERVHALLDQKGSDRFRKKAAEMSGRMKQVSAEQTLYEYAMRAAGYTKNTDACQSLARRLPLATIRAQIGTGGGHRIIDLQALLFGAAGLLPSQRLSYGGEIPDDPYVREIETRWEAFRPSIPARPMREHDWLFFRLRPFNFPTVRLAAMSYFIASGLRDGLDTLIAGPMTAGADRGSVALLRQTARKLEAMIRPSPGDYWLRHTVFGETSRTARKALIGRDRQRGMMVDVVLPFIYALADRDSQSDRMNLVREMYTGYGRQANNSVIQAMSNLLFIDTPEKKASIDRAVLQQGLLQIDLETCRNKDCGQCVMSGSTHFTRS; encoded by the coding sequence ATGAAAGAACTAGCTGAAACAGGTAATATGCTTCAAATAGCCGATTCGGATATCGCAGAAGCGCTCATCTGGCATCTGTGGCAGAGGGAACTGTCGCGGACGGGGCGGACCGGGCAGTCCGGAAGACTCCGGCTCACCGACGGCCGAACACTCAGGGTCCATCATCCCGGCACCTTGAATCCCGACAGCGGCCCCGATTTCCTCCAGGCGGTCCTGTCCTTCGGACCCGGGAAGCGCCTCAGGGGAGACGTGGAAATCCATATCAAACCCGCCGACTGGCGGCGGCACGGCCATACGAATGACCCGCTTTACAACAATGTCATGCTGCATGTCGTCCTGTGGCACGACGAGAAGCTTCCGGCCGTCAGGAAACAGAACGGGCAGTACGTCCCCACACTGGTGTTATCCGAGCACCTCAGGCACGGCCTGGACCGGATACAAAAACAATACCGGCTAAAAACGGAGGACCCGGCCCCTGCCAGCTACCCCTGCCAGAACCTGATGAAACTGCTGTCGGTCGAGCGCGTTCACGCGTTGCTGGACCAGAAGGGGTCCGACCGGTTTCGGAAGAAGGCGGCGGAAATGTCCGGGAGGATGAAACAGGTTTCTGCGGAACAGACGCTCTATGAGTACGCCATGCGGGCCGCGGGTTACACGAAGAATACCGATGCCTGCCAGTCGCTTGCCCGGCGCCTGCCCCTGGCGACGATCCGCGCCCAGATCGGCACAGGGGGCGGCCATCGCATCATCGATCTGCAGGCCTTGCTTTTCGGGGCAGCCGGGCTGCTACCCTCACAGCGGCTCTCATACGGCGGCGAAATCCCGGACGACCCGTACGTCAGGGAAATAGAAACGCGCTGGGAAGCCTTCCGCCCGTCCATTCCCGCCCGTCCCATGCGGGAACATGACTGGTTGTTTTTCCGGCTGAGACCCTTTAACTTCCCCACGGTCCGGCTTGCCGCCATGAGTTATTTTATCGCGTCGGGCCTGCGGGATGGCCTGGACACGCTGATCGCCGGTCCGATGACCGCCGGCGCCGACCGGGGATCCGTCGCCTTGCTGCGGCAGACCGCGCGGAAGCTCGAGGCAATGATCCGGCCGTCGCCCGGCGACTATTGGTTGAGACACACGGTGTTCGGGGAGACCTCGCGAACGGCGCGTAAAGCGCTGATCGGCCGCGACCGCCAGCGGGGCATGATGGTCGACGTGGTCCTTCCATTCATCTACGCCCTGGCCGACAGGGACAGCCAGTCGGACCGGATGAACCTCGTCCGGGAAATGTATACTGGTTACGGCCGGCAGGCCAACAACAGCGTGATTCAGGCCATGTCGAACCTGCTTTTCATCGATACGCCTGAAAAAAAGGCCTCCATCGACCGGGCCGTCCTCCAGCAGGGCCTGCTGCAGATCGATCTCGAGACCTGCCGCAACAAGGACTGCGGCCAATGCGTGATGAGCGGATCGACGCACTTCACACGGAGTTGA
- a CDS encoding HAD family hydrolase, with product MPAAGRPVGMARPAGSVFKAGNAVLFDLDDTLADRDRARDRFFTFLLTTYFPDLEPEGTPWSERMDMLRGLDRGGRGSKVAIHDYLFGERPVMPATVFVELMRSRLATYTTWADGAETLLRCLQTRKHPMAVITNGSKSQRDKIEALEASRYFEVVFVSGEVGIAKPDPRIFRQALSRLNTAPDQSVFVGDSMEHDIAGARNAGMMTVYMRKGEVEDPDDALCDLVVSDLRELSDLVIGLDACN from the coding sequence ATGCCTGCGGCGGGAAGGCCGGTAGGGATGGCGCGCCCGGCGGGCTCGGTTTTCAAAGCAGGCAACGCGGTCCTGTTCGATCTCGATGACACCCTGGCCGACCGAGACCGGGCGCGAGACCGGTTCTTTACGTTTCTGTTGACTACATACTTCCCGGACCTTGAGCCGGAAGGAACCCCCTGGTCCGAACGCATGGACATGCTGCGCGGCCTCGATCGGGGAGGGCGGGGCAGCAAGGTCGCGATCCACGACTATCTATTCGGTGAGCGTCCGGTCATGCCGGCTACGGTCTTCGTAGAGCTGATGCGCAGCAGGCTCGCAACCTACACCACCTGGGCAGATGGAGCCGAGACGCTGTTGAGATGCCTTCAGACCAGAAAGCACCCCATGGCCGTGATCACCAATGGTTCTAAATCCCAGCGAGACAAAATCGAAGCCCTGGAAGCGTCGAGGTATTTCGAAGTGGTGTTTGTTTCCGGGGAAGTGGGCATCGCCAAGCCGGACCCCCGCATATTTCGGCAGGCGCTGTCCCGGTTGAACACCGCGCCCGACCAGTCCGTTTTCGTGGGGGACAGCATGGAGCACGACATAGCCGGCGCCAGGAACGCCGGTATGATGACGGTCTACATGAGGAAAGGAGAGGTGGAAGATCCCGATGACGCTTTGTGTGACCTGGTCGTTTCCGATCTCAGGGAGCTGTCGGACCTGGTCATCGGTCTTGACGCCTGTAACTAA
- a CDS encoding PTS sugar transporter subunit IIA: protein MSLTELLDEKAILVNLKATQKQEVIEELASALTASGRISDNREVLQAVLEREKIMSTGIGKGVAIPHGKCKAVDRLVGVLGIKKEGVDFQSLDEQPVYLFFLLVSPLNVSGPHIRALAHISRLLRHDNLRKQLIAAEDPRDALALIAEEEENM, encoded by the coding sequence ATGAGCTTGACGGAACTGTTGGATGAAAAGGCTATCCTGGTCAACCTTAAGGCCACGCAGAAACAGGAAGTGATCGAGGAACTGGCCTCGGCACTGACCGCGTCCGGCCGGATCAGCGACAACCGGGAAGTGCTCCAGGCCGTCCTGGAACGCGAGAAAATCATGAGCACCGGGATCGGGAAGGGGGTCGCCATTCCCCACGGCAAGTGCAAAGCCGTCGACAGGCTGGTCGGGGTGCTCGGGATCAAGAAGGAGGGCGTGGATTTCCAGTCCCTCGACGAACAGCCGGTCTACCTCTTCTTCCTGCTCGTGTCCCCCTTGAACGTCTCCGGTCCCCACATCCGGGCGCTCGCCCACATTTCCCGCCTGCTTCGGCACGACAACCTGCGAAAACAGCTGATCGCCGCGGAAGACCCCCGCGACGCCCTCGCGCTCATCGCGGAAGAGGAAGAGAACATGTAG
- a CDS encoding phosphoribosylaminoimidazolesuccinocarboxamide synthase, whose protein sequence is MVSEDLLRKQLDFVLQDTSFDLGEKFEGKVRDNYRLNGKRIIVTTDRISAFDRVLCALPFKGQVINQTAVYWFERTRHIIENHLIDVPDPNLLVARECQLIPVEMVVRGYLTGVTTTSAWYHYSRGSRDFCGNALPDGMKKNQAFDRPIITPSTKPEKGAHDESISAEEVLRRGLVDEGAYREMERAALALFAFGTERAAANNLILVDTKYEFGLFEDRVVLIDEIHTPDSSRFWIKDTYEDRFRRGEEPEKMDKEYVRGWLADRGFRGDGPIPHIPDEIRIEAARRYITAYEMITARAFEARNEDVLQRITHRLRNPM, encoded by the coding sequence ATGGTGTCTGAAGACCTCCTCAGGAAGCAGTTGGATTTCGTGCTGCAGGATACCAGCTTCGACCTGGGTGAGAAATTCGAAGGCAAGGTCAGGGACAACTACCGGCTCAACGGGAAACGGATCATCGTGACCACCGATCGGATTTCCGCCTTCGACCGGGTGCTGTGCGCCCTTCCCTTCAAGGGCCAGGTCATCAACCAGACCGCGGTCTACTGGTTCGAACGGACCCGGCATATCATTGAGAACCACCTGATCGACGTGCCCGATCCGAACCTGCTCGTAGCCAGGGAATGTCAGCTGATTCCGGTCGAGATGGTCGTCCGGGGGTATCTGACCGGCGTCACCACGACGTCGGCCTGGTACCACTATTCCCGGGGGAGCCGCGACTTCTGCGGCAACGCGCTGCCGGACGGCATGAAAAAGAACCAGGCCTTCGACCGGCCCATCATTACCCCTTCGACGAAGCCGGAGAAAGGTGCGCACGACGAGTCCATCTCGGCGGAAGAGGTGCTTCGCAGGGGCCTCGTGGACGAAGGCGCGTACCGCGAGATGGAAAGGGCGGCCCTGGCGCTTTTCGCCTTCGGGACCGAACGGGCGGCCGCCAACAACCTGATCCTGGTGGACACCAAGTACGAATTCGGCCTCTTCGAGGACCGGGTCGTGTTGATCGACGAGATTCACACCCCCGACTCTTCCAGGTTCTGGATCAAGGATACCTATGAAGATCGATTCCGCCGCGGCGAGGAACCGGAGAAGATGGACAAGGAATACGTCCGCGGATGGCTCGCCGACCGCGGTTTTCGCGGCGACGGTCCCATACCGCATATACCGGACGAGATCAGGATCGAAGCCGCCCGCCGTTACATTACAGCCTACGAGATGATCACCGCCAGGGCTTTCGAAGCCCGGAACGAGGATGTGTTGCAGCGGATCACCCACCGGCTGCGGAACCCCATGTAG
- a CDS encoding 1-acyl-sn-glycerol-3-phosphate acyltransferase, which yields MTAAYSILQIISVLVFTLLFGLSAMLLSPFNPSGRLVHWFARWWARTLLWVGRVPVRLEGLDNIPGEQPCVLVSNHASAADIPILFGSLPIQFRIIAKDSLFHIPVLGWCMRLAGYISINRTNPKKAMRSLKKAARQIKEGFPAVVFPEGTRTRTGELQPFKAGAFLLAIESGVPVVPVGISGSFDILVRGSLRIRPDAQVAVRIGRPIATEGYTTKDRRGLAEQAREAVEECLRREGR from the coding sequence GTGACCGCAGCCTATTCCATCCTGCAGATCATCAGCGTGCTGGTCTTCACCCTGTTGTTCGGGCTGTCGGCCATGTTGCTGTCCCCATTCAATCCTTCGGGACGTCTGGTCCACTGGTTCGCCCGCTGGTGGGCGCGAACCCTGTTGTGGGTGGGCCGCGTGCCGGTCCGCCTGGAAGGGCTGGACAATATCCCCGGGGAGCAGCCGTGCGTGCTGGTTTCCAATCATGCGAGCGCGGCGGACATACCCATCCTGTTCGGTTCGCTGCCCATCCAGTTCAGGATCATCGCCAAGGATTCCCTGTTCCACATTCCGGTCCTGGGATGGTGCATGCGGCTGGCCGGCTACATCAGCATCAACCGCACCAATCCGAAGAAGGCCATGCGGAGTCTCAAGAAGGCGGCCCGGCAAATCAAGGAAGGATTTCCCGCGGTGGTCTTCCCGGAAGGCACGAGAACGCGGACCGGCGAACTGCAGCCCTTCAAGGCCGGCGCTTTCCTGCTGGCCATAGAATCCGGCGTGCCCGTCGTGCCCGTGGGGATATCCGGCAGCTTCGACATCCTCGTCCGCGGCAGTTTGAGAATCCGGCCGGACGCGCAGGTCGCCGTGCGTATCGGCAGGCCCATCGCGACCGAAGGCTATACGACGAAGGACCGGCGCGGGTTGGCCGAGCAGGCGCGGGAGGCCGTCGAAGAATGCCTGCGGCGGGAAGGCCGGTAG
- the rph gene encoding ribonuclease PH, whose amino-acid sequence MSRIDGRETDQLRPVEIRRNYLRHAEGSALISMGGTTVLCSASVDESVPPFLKGSGRGWVTAEYGMLPRSTNTRVSRDGRRGSVSGRTQEIQRLIGRSLRAVFDLDGLGERSILIDCDVIEADGGTRTASITGSFVALRDAVSWLSRQGLIDRDPVRDSVAAISVGIIGGVPMLDLCYDEDSTADVDMNLVMTGDGDLVEIQGTAEHHPFSTDQLAAMLDLGKQGVNRLIDLQKQALARD is encoded by the coding sequence GTGTCCAGGATCGATGGCCGGGAGACCGACCAGTTGCGTCCCGTCGAGATCCGGCGCAACTACCTTCGGCACGCTGAGGGATCCGCACTGATTTCCATGGGCGGAACGACCGTGCTTTGTTCAGCGAGCGTGGATGAGAGCGTCCCGCCTTTTCTGAAAGGGAGCGGCAGGGGCTGGGTCACGGCGGAATACGGCATGCTGCCGCGAAGCACGAACACGCGGGTGTCCCGCGACGGCCGGCGCGGCAGCGTCTCCGGGCGCACGCAGGAGATCCAGCGGCTCATCGGGCGGTCGCTCCGCGCCGTATTCGATCTGGACGGCCTGGGTGAACGGTCCATCCTCATTGATTGCGACGTCATCGAAGCCGACGGGGGAACCCGGACCGCGTCGATCACTGGCAGTTTCGTGGCGCTTCGCGACGCAGTGTCCTGGCTTTCGCGGCAAGGGCTGATCGATCGCGACCCCGTCCGTGACTCGGTCGCCGCCATCAGCGTAGGCATCATCGGCGGCGTGCCCATGCTTGATCTGTGCTACGACGAAGACTCCACGGCGGACGTCGACATGAACCTCGTCATGACCGGCGACGGCGACCTGGTGGAAATCCAGGGCACCGCCGAGCACCACCCCTTCTCAACGGATCAGCTGGCCGCCATGCTCGACCTCGGCAAACAGGGCGTAAACCGGCTGATTGACCTTCAGAAACAGGCGCTGGCCCGGGACTAG